GGAGGTCGATCTCGCCCGTGCGCTCGGAGACGCCATGGGACTGCAGGTGCGGTTCATCGAGAAACCGTTTGCCGAGCTGCTGCCGACCCTGGCACGCGGCGACGTCGACATGGTGGTGTCGGGGCTCACGATGACGCCCGAACGCAACGCGCGCTTCGCATTCGCGGGACCGTACTTCATTTCGGGCACGTCGATCCTGAGCAAGTCGCTCGAGATCGCGAGCACCATGGATCCCGCAGCCCTCGACGACCCGGAGCGAATCTACGTCGCGCTCGAGGGCTCGACCAGCGCGCGCCTGGTGGCCGACCGCATGTCGAAATCGCGCCTGGTCACGGCGCCGGACTACCAGGCCGGCATACGGATGGTGATCGAGGGTCAAGCCCATGCGCTGGTCGCCGACTTCCAGGTCTGCAACCTGGCGCGCTGGCGAAACCCCGATGCCGGCCTTCACTCGATGGCGACGCCCTTCACCACCGAGCCTCTCGGCATCGCATTGCCGCCGAACGCGCCGCTGCTGCTGAACCTGGTTTCCAACTACCTGAACACCCTCGAGGCCACGGGCATGCTTGCGCAGCTCAAAGCCAAGTGGCTCTCCGACGGTTCCTGGACAGCCGAATTGCCCTGAACGAAAAGCATGAGCCCCCCCCCCATCCACGCTTTCGCGATCGCGCTCTTCCTGCTGGCGCTCGTACCAGCCGCCTCTCCGGCAGAGGAGGAAGGCGAGAAGAAGCGCCGCACCCCCACTGTCCTGCTGTCCGAGTACGACGACAAGGACATAGGCAAGGAAGCCTCCAAGGACGTGGCCGCCCAGATCGGGCTGATCGACAACGACGAGCTGACGGCCTACGTGAACGCGATCGGCAGCAAGCTGCTGCGCTCGATCCCCAGACGCTCCTTCGATTACAAGTTCCGCGTAGTCGACCAGGTCGAGCCGAACGCGTTTGCGCTGCCGGGCGGCTTCATCTTCGTGTCGCGCGGCCTTCTGGCGCTGGCGAACGACGAAGACGAACTGGCCTGCGTGCTCGGCCACGAGATCACGCATGTCACCAAGCGGCACGCCGCGGCGCAACAGGGCGTGCAGCGCGGCCAGTTCCCGCTGCTGGGTCCGTGGATCCGCGCGGGACGCATGGCCGCCTACTCGCGTGACCTGGAATACAGTGCGGATCGCGGCGGGCAGATCCTGTGCGCAGCGGCGGGCTACGACCCGCGTGGCATGGCGACCTTTCTCGACTCGCTCATGCAGAGCGAGAAGCTCACGCACGGCTATTCGCGGAACGCGAGCTTCCTCGACTCGCACCCCTCTTCGGGGCAGCGCTCCACCATCGCCCGGGTGCAAGCCAGCGAAATGCGCTGGCAGCGCGACGCGTCCATCGGCGATCCACGCGAGTCGCTCTTGCGCCGTACCGAGGG
This sequence is a window from bacterium. Protein-coding genes within it:
- a CDS encoding transporter substrate-binding domain-containing protein — translated: MKRSSLLLVALALCGCAGLIDGWPARSGDGRPAATGATYLQRVLEAGELRVGTSADLPPLTMHDKRGELIGLEVDLARALGDAMGLQVRFIEKPFAELLPTLARGDVDMVVSGLTMTPERNARFAFAGPYFISGTSILSKSLEIASTMDPAALDDPERIYVALEGSTSARLVADRMSKSRLVTAPDYQAGIRMVIEGQAHALVADFQVCNLARWRNPDAGLHSMATPFTTEPLGIALPPNAPLLLNLVSNYLNTLEATGMLAQLKAKWLSDGSWTAELP
- a CDS encoding M48 family metalloprotease, whose amino-acid sequence is MSPPPIHAFAIALFLLALVPAASPAEEEGEKKRRTPTVLLSEYDDKDIGKEASKDVAAQIGLIDNDELTAYVNAIGSKLLRSIPRRSFDYKFRVVDQVEPNAFALPGGFIFVSRGLLALANDEDELACVLGHEITHVTKRHAAAQQGVQRGQFPLLGPWIRAGRMAAYSRDLEYSADRGGQILCAAAGYDPRGMATFLDSLMQSEKLTHGYSRNASFLDSHPSSGQRSTIARVQASEMRWQRDASIGDPRESLLRRTEGLSVGQRPESGMFLGNVFMHPDLDFKLRFPARWKKANSNSTVGAQAPRGDAFVFLTGDVPPGDPREVAEAWLAQGRAEGARLQDSGPMRVGHAQAWRLDLTMLSPQYVRSHVTFVPHDGSTFRITGAGISEKGLKSTMATTRSFRRLTEEDRAVLKATRLRLVEAKEGEDLATLGKRSNNAWDPYTTSVNNAISASHVFAGGELVKIAREEAYTPRPKKTESTE